From the genome of Polyangiaceae bacterium, one region includes:
- a CDS encoding septum formation initiator family protein, which translates to MLERVLPLAILVVAVVGAPVMIFSPEGLPRLRGLERELAQVEEESAELGREIEALRGRVQRLRDDPTAVERIARDNLGMLRQTEVVFQFPASR; encoded by the coding sequence GTGCTCGAACGAGTCCTGCCGCTCGCGATCCTCGTCGTCGCGGTCGTTGGTGCCCCGGTGATGATTTTTTCACCGGAAGGATTGCCGCGGCTTCGAGGTCTCGAACGCGAGCTTGCGCAAGTCGAAGAAGAATCGGCCGAGCTTGGCCGAGAAATCGAAGCTTTGCGCGGTCGAGTGCAACGCCTTCGTGATGATCCCACGGCTGTCGAACGCATTGCACGCGACAACCTCGGTATGCTCCGCCAAACGGAAGTCGTTTTTCAGTTCCCCGCTTCCCGTTGA